In Xanthomonas fragariae, the genomic window ATGCATGGCTCATGCTCCCACTGCCAGCCCGCAAGCGGCTAGCGTGCAATGCGAAGTCAAAATGCGGAAATCTGCACAATCGCTCACCTGATTCACAGCCCCGCGTTTGCGCTAGGATCATCGCTGGGCCGCATCTTCGTGCAGCCGTCAAATCGTGACCGCCACCATGACTCCGATGGACCTCAACCTTCCCGCACTGGAAATGCAGACGCTGTTCGACGCGCTGCCGGACGTAGTGTTTTTCATCAAAGATGGCGAGGGACGCTACACACATTGCAACCTTACCCTGGTGCGCCGGCTGGGACGCAAGTTGCGCAGCGAGATCATCGGCCGTTCGCCGCTGGAAGTCTTCTCATTGCCGCTTGGCAGCCGCTACATGATGCAGGACCGCCGCGTACTGTGTGGCGAGCTCATCGACAACCAGCTCGAAGTGCATCTGTATCCCAGTCGGCTGCCCGGCTGGTGCCTGACCTTCAAGCGCCCACTGTGCGAGGCCGACGAAGTGATCGGCGTCGTCGGCATCTCGCGCGATCTGGGCCAGCCTGACAGCCGTCACTCAGCTTACGAACGCTTGAGCCAGGTAATGGACCATATGCAGGCGAACTTCGGCGAGAACCTGCGCGTGCAGCGCCTGGCCGACTTGGCCGGTTTGTCGGTGGCACAACTGGAGCGGCACTTCCG contains:
- a CDS encoding AraC family transcriptional regulator translates to MTPMDLNLPALEMQTLFDALPDVVFFIKDGEGRYTHCNLTLVRRLGRKLRSEIIGRSPLEVFSLPLGSRYMMQDRRVLCGELIDNQLEVHLYPSRLPGWCLTFKRPLCEADEVIGVVGISRDLGQPDSRHSAYERLSQVMDHMQANFGENLRVQRLADLAGLSVAQLERHFRRVFQVTPQQLLTKLRIESAMRLLYGDDSIASVGQRCGFADQSAFARQFKATVGMTPRDYRALKGRL